The Cytobacillus oceanisediminis genomic interval AATCCTTTATTAGTTGTATTAAATGGTATTGATCTAATTACTTCTTCTTTCTTATTAATATTCATTCTAGCTTCCTCCTCATTATTGAATACATAATAGTAATCGCTCTAAGGAGGAAATAAGTTGCGATTTTAAATATATATTATTTATCTATGGGTACAAGAGCGTAGAAATAACTCATGTTACTTTAGTTTGATCCTCTAAAGGGTGTATTTCCTTTCATTATGACGTACAATTAGGTTTATTTTATTAGACACTGGTAAACCAATGCCTACTATTTTATCCTTAAAAAGGTCGTACCTGAATAAATTAAATTTCTTTTACAGAAATTATAATGTACTTTAGGACATCCATTTTAAAGCTATAAATACAAATAGCAGAGTGATCTACGCTACTATAGGTGTTTATTGAATAATAATTTTTCAATAAAACCATTAGAATACGTTATTTCTTTTGTTTTACTGTTGAACATTCCTTTAGCTTTATGAATTATTCTATGGTGGGAGGGGCAAAGGATCATAATATTTTGTGGCGAATTATTTTGTGTTAACGAGAACTCTTCAATATGATGTCCCTCTACAACTGATACTCCATAAGTATTTTTGCTGCCTTCTCCACAAATTTGGCACTTATTATCATACTTATCCTTTAATTCATCGATGATTTTTTTATTGTACTTCCTTACCTTTTTTATGCCTTCTTTAACTTCAATAGAGGCGGAGTCATCTAGACTATTAATATAAGAGGAAAATTGTTCATCAGTCATATCGACAATTGAATTTTCAAGTTCTCTTTCACCTTTGTTAGAAATTTCGCTTTTGAATTGTTCCATAGTTTTTTTAGTTTTTACTAGATAGGAACTCAATTGCATTTTCTACAGTTCTAAATTCATCTAAAATTTTATTTAAGGAATTAGTATTTATATTACTAAATCCTTGAGGGGTAAAGTTCCGTTTATAACCAAAAAATGCGGAGAAATCTTCTTTATCAATTTCTATTTCTTTTAAGTTTTTAATGAAGTAGACATATTCCCATGTCTCACCATCTTTTCTTTCACCCCATACCGCTCTTCCTAATAGACGATTATGAGTCTTTCCGAATACTTGACCAAAGTAATAAAATTTCCCTTGAGAATATGCAAGTATAAAATCATTTGGTTTGAGATTGCCCCATCTAGTGACATTGCTTTTTCCTGGAGTTGCTCCCCACATATAGACCTCATCGAGTGAATTATTATTTTTAAGTAACTCAAGTACCTCATTATCTAAAAGATGATGGAGATTTTTAATAGGGTATGCATTTTTAATGGTATCTTCTAAGTGTACTTGTGCGTCTTTATCACTCGCAGTAAAATAATAAAGCATTTTTATTAATCCACCTCACTAAATTGTAAGTAGTCTCTAAAGTAATTTTCGGTTCCTTTGTGAAGGAAATAAACATAGCACCATTTTTTCCATGAATAAGTAAGACTCTATATATATATTCTTAAGTAACTTAAGAACGGTTTCGAGTGATTGGATTGGATTTTTGTTGTTAGTCAGTGTAATAAACCTAGATCCTTCCCTTATTAGCCAAACGTTGTTAGTACTATCTTCAGCATTCATAACCCATCGAACATGAGAGTAATCTTTTTCAGTTTCATCGTCATATCTTAATTCTTTTTTTGGAATTCTTTTCCAAGGATCAGAAAAGCTTCCAATTTGAATATCCAATAAACACCTAAACTTTTTTTCATCTTTAGCATTTTTTTATACTTGACTAACAGATCCTTTAAAAGTTCATTCATTATCATTCACCAAGTTCTGTGTATTTTTGTTTGTTCCAAAGCTTTATCGATAGGATATTTCTTTTCATTTTTAGCTAGTTTATCTAAAATGATCTCTTCAATATCCAGATTAAGTTCATTGGCTAATAAAATACTGTATATTAATGTGTCCGCTAATTCTTCTCTAATATTATTTATATTTTGCTTCACAGACTCTTCACTATCTTTCCATTGGAAGTTTTCAAGCAGCTCACTAGCCTCCAAACTTAATGAAATTGCCAAGTCTTTAGGATTATGAAATTGTCCCCAATTTCTTTCATCCCTAAATTTTACTACTTTCTTTTTAATATCCTCCATCATTAGACCTCTTTCCAATAAATTCTATATAGGTATATTAACATATCGGTTTTAAAGTATGACGTACAAACATATTTGATAAAATATGGAATAGGAGAATGCCCAATACTTTAATTATCACTATATAAAAGAATTTAATCGATACTGGGTTGTTCTATTAAACCTAGTATCCTATCGTGAGATTAAATTTATAGCTGGTAATGAATATTCCATAAAACTGTGGCTGGTTTTGTCAGATTATACAGATTTTTGTGGTATGATATATTCAGGAAGTATTTTACATTTGTGAAGGAGTTAAAAATGCTTTTTCGGAGCTATATAGTGTAGTAAGGAGTAAAATGAAACATGGTTTGACCCTATTTTAGATGTTGACACTAAATTATTTATCGATCCTTTTCTGTTATTTAGTTTTTCAGAAGGACACTTTAAAAATGCACATTCTAAAATAATTCAGTTTTTTAATGAGGCATTTATATTGGCAGCAAAGAGTAGTGGAGTACCTTCAAGCTTATCTTACAAAAAGCTAATATCAATGCTTACTTTTCCAGAGGTTGAGGAAATTTGTCTAGGTTACACAAATAAAAGTACTGGGGGTTCAGGTGGTGGAGAGGGCTTTTCTCACTCTATAGCTGCAGCACTAATAAAATCTATTAGAGTTGGAATTAAAGAGATTAATCATTTTGAAGAAATTGGCATACTCGAGAAAGGTATTGGACGTGATAGAATAAGTGATATTTGTGCAAATATTATTAAAGAAGAATTAATTATGTATACTCAAGATATTTGCTCTAAACATGAAATACCACTTAAGCAATTTAAGGTTAAAAATTCAAGGTTTAATTTCGAATTTAAGAGATGGGAAAATAATATTGTTTCTCTTCCTTTAAATCCAACTAATAACAAACCCATTTTATTGGTACCTGAAAACGTATTAAGAGAGCTTCCTAGTATTAACGCAGATGGGTTCCTTGATTGGGCTTGGTCAAATGAGAATGAAATCTTGAGAACTGATTTTAATTTTGAAGTCAAAAGCAAAATTAATAAAGAAGACATTATGAAGGTTGCTTCTAATAGGGTTGACTTATTGGAAAGGTATGTGAATTATGTAGAAAGTAAAGGTTCATTACCTTACGATATAGATAAGGATCCAAGCGGAATTTATAAATGGTATGAACAATCTCAAAAAATTCAACAACTGCAACCTTTAGAACTCCCAATTCCTAAAAATTCTGTTGAGTTAGCTGCCTTGGTTAAATTACTGATCGAAAGTTTCATTTCGTTTATAATCAACAACTCAGGTTATAAACTATTGTGGAATGAAACACCTCTAACACCAAAGAGAGAAGAAGCTTCTCAATTATTATTCTTTGGGTTAGTTAAGGAACACTGTAAGGCAAATAATATTGATTTTTCTAGGGAAGTCAATCAAGGAAGAGGCCCTGTAGACTTCAAATTTTCAAGTGGATACCAAGATAGAGTTTTAATTGAAGTAAAAAGGGCAAGTAGTTCTAAATTAAAACAAGGTCTGCATAGTCAATTACCCCAGTATCTAGATAGTGAAGATATTCAAATTGGCTACTATGTTGTTATTGTACAAAAAGAGGAAGAGTACAAAAAAATTAGTGGTCTTAAAGGGAAGCAAAAAATTAAGTGAAGAGTTAGATAAGTTTATTGATGTCTTTGTAATAGACGCAATATATGATAAACCCTCGGCTTCTAACATTAAATAAATATAAATACAGTTTGGTATATAAAATATATTTTTAAGAGGTCTTATGAGCATTTAAATAAGGCTTCTTTTATTGTATTAAAGTGGAAATTAATTAATGGCGGTATTTTATACTGATTAGTCAAATAGTAATATTTGACAATAAATCTATTGATATAGTAATCTAAATCTACGAGTAATATATTATGGGAATTTCTCTGCACAATTAATTTGCCAATGCGGCGGTAGAAAGTTTGCGTGTTTGTTACGTGTCAACGTATCCCACGCCCAACATCAAAATCACTCACTTTTCATACGTGAGCAGAGTTTTTTGTTTAATGGTAAGAGTTGATTTGGTTCATTTCCCAATCTTCCTAAAATGTGAGCAGAGGGGGGCTTAGGCCTCTACAAAATAGGAGGAAACGATAAGATGAAACATAATACTCGTATGAACCGATTTGAAGCAAAGAGAAAGAAATGTACAATCTTATCCATCTTTAAGACTGTACTAACATGGATTGGTTATTATACCGCTTTTCAACTTCTCTTAAATATTCTAGCAATTAGCTTAAATGTAATTTCAAATTTATTTATGCAATTGCATGATTTGATAGTCTTTATCAACTCTTACCTCAATTATTATTTACGGAGTATAAAGGATGAATTATTCAGCGTCTAAACTCTTCGGAGTAACAAATAAAAAATATTTATCTGAATTACTATCAATTGATATTAATGAGTTGAAGAATATAGAAAAATTTTACAAGGTATCTCCGTTTACTAAAATAATAAATGGAAAAGAAAGAATACTATATAATCCTTCTTTTAAATATAAAAAGTCTTAAATACAATAAATTTATACTTACAACAAATTTCCCCTAGTTACGTATTTGGTGGCATAAAGGACGTAACTATGTAATGAATGCCTCCCTCCACAAAGACAATTCTAATTTCCTATTGTTAGATTTAAAGGACTTTTTCCATCAACCAGAGATTATTATGTTTATAATTTTTAAGAATAAGTTACAAATGTCGACCGATATAGCAAAAATTTGCACATTGCTTACAACTGTAAAAGTAGGAGTAGATATTCAAAATAGAAATTTACCACAGGGATTTTACAAGCCCATATCTTAGCTTTCTTTGTTACTATGATATGTATAATACTATCTATAAAATATCTAATTATAAACAGATTACATTCTCTTGTTATTATGATGATCTGACATTGTCTTCTTCTAACTTTATTAGTAAAGGATTTAAAAGAAATATAGTTAAAGTAATAAAAGATCATGGTTTAGTAGTAAATGATAACAAGTCAAAATTACTTTTTAATAAGCATGGCATAAAAATAACTGGTACGGTTGTTAAGGAGAATACATTATTGTCTCCAAATAAAACTCAATTAAAAATGTATAATCACTTTGATAAGCTAATGGATCTTTACTCAACAGATCCTTATCAGAAAATTGAAATTTTAAATCTTTGTAATAAAGTTAATGGTTTACTTACAGCTATGAAGATTGTTGAGTCTAATAGGATTTGTCTTACATACAAAATAAAGTGAAAGAAATAAGAAAAGCAATATAATTACCAGATCACATAAATAAAAGGGTTTGTATTCTCAATAGAATCGAAAGTATTAGCAATATAAATCTATTATCAAATGTAGAATGGATCTAGATTAACAGGTTAGACCTTCTATTTATAGGTGAATAACTAATCTACTACATATAATTATTACCGACCTTTTGAACTAGAAAAACTATCGGTTTTAATTTGATTACTAAATTCCTTAATCCACATATAAAAAGGATTAAGCTAATATTAATTACTGAGTGGCAACAGTTGTAACGTTTTAATTGTTAGCATATTTTTATGGAATGAATAAGATATGATGTGATGTGACGTTTAAAGGATTTTCCAAATAAATGAGAAACACTAGTTAATGAACATATTTCTGGTTTTGAAATGTATTTTCTATTTTACTTTAATGTGAACAGAATAAAAGAAAAAATGGTAAACTATATATCTAGTAAAGTAGAAGAGGTGTTTAATATGTGGAAAATCCATGGTTTGTTGGTATCGGTGGTGGAATAATAAGTGGTTTATTTGTATTTTATATGACTAATTTTATATTTAATAAGATAAACAAAAAGACTATTTTAAAAGGTACATCAGAGTAATGGAAATGATCGGTTTATTAATATTCTCTATTTCCGAGGGAGAGCTTCCTCCTGAAAATACTTAATTCATTATTATCTCTCTATCAAGAAAATATAACGTTGTCGCAAGACATGAATAATATAAAGGAAATTCTTGAGGATCTGATAAGGAGATATTTGACACTAACTTTATAGCTATAGATAAAAAGGTAAGCATATCAGAGGGTCTAGAAAAAATGATTATACAAATTGAAAGTGAAGAATATAAAAAGAAAGAAGAAAAGAGAGTAGAACGGAATACATATCCAAATACTAATAAATTATCTCTATTAGTATCAACAACTGTAATGACAATGACAATTAGTGTAATGTTCGCCCTAATTTACACGAAGAACAAACAAATTAATGATTTATTAATTGATGACAATATTTCATTTATCGCATTGTTACTTGAGGTACATTAACAACCGTGGTTACACTAATGTCATTTATTTCAATCAAAATAAGTAAAGAAAAACAATCAAATGCAAATGAAATTTACAATAATACACTATTATTAAAAAACCAACAGACATGACCAAAAAGACGACGTTTGAGATTTGAATAAAGAGAAACTTAATAAATGGTTTAGTTACCTTAAGAATGTAAAGGGTAATTCTACATATTATCAAGAATACATAGATTAGAAAGACAATAAAAAACAGCCGTTTGGCTGTTTTTATTTTAATTCAAAATTCATGGAAGGGTATGCTGCTTAATGTCTTTTTCTGTAATCCCTCTTTTCTTGAGAAACTCCTCTAAAGAATTTTGATCAACACTATAGCCATATTTGGTATTACGAGAGTAATAGCCACTCTCAATGCGAGGACTACTTTTCAAAACACCCCGATTAAGAAGAGACAAAACTGCACTTTCTGTGAAAGCTATGTTGAATTGGTTTAATATCCTACTCACTCGCTCCACCGTAACCATTTAAAGATCACTCCTTAAGACTAATTTTCTAATACTTTCTTTTGTAAAGTAGATACGGTTACCTTGAAGAACTTTCTTTACATACTGTGAAGCTGACAATTCAAAGAGTCGTTGGCAAGATATTCCCAAGATTTCGGTTGCTTGAGAGAAAGTATAAAGATTATCAGTCTTTACAATCAATAGTAACCCCTCCATTTTGCAGCCATTCTAAGACAACCTCTTTGTTAAAACGTACAGACTTACCAACTTTTACACGACCAGGGATGATCCCCTCTCTTAACAACTTATAAGCAGTTTGTTCTGACATGTCGAGTAAACTAGCAAGAGACCTTACATTTAGAAACTCTTTATCCATTATTTCAAACCTCCTAGTTTAATTCTTATCCTTTGACACATGTATTATAAGAATAAAAAAACAATTTTTAACAGTTTAGCGTACAGTATATATAAATAAAAGATAGAGAGTTATAGTTCATATAATGACGTACAATTGTATATTTCAAAAAATTTTATACAGAGAAAACGAGCCATACCTAATATATAACAAAATAAACTAAATCATTCGGCACTGGGTAGGGGTAGAATTAGTAATTGGGGAAGGTTGTAACATAAATATAGAGCGGTATTTTATACCGCCCATAGGGTTAAGTAGTTATAGTCGCCTTGTATGTTTGTCTGTGAAATGTATTCAACACATGTGGAGTGTATCTCGCAGCGCATTTTAAAAGAAGGCAACTAACCCATGCGGGTGTTGCCTTTTAACGTTTCCTGCAGCGTATGAACACTTCCATTTGTCTGACACCAATAAACTGATGCGTTACAACTTAGGGGAAAAGTCACCATTTTTTCCTTATTGATAAAGTAGGAATTGACAGCTTAGATACTTTACCCGTAAAGTTGCTTATGATGCAATTTAAATTGGAGGATAACAGATGCAATTCATTAATAATTTACTTCTAGATATGGATCTAGATTCTAGATTAGTAGAATATCTTTCGATAATAATCAAGATTCTGCTAATAGGTCTTATCTGTATCGCAGCAAATTTTATTGCAAAGAAAATCGTGATCAGGATCATCACTCGTGTTGTTACAAACTCCAAAGTCAAGTGGGGTAAAATCATATTGGAAAGACAAGTTTTCCGAAAGTTATCACATATTGTTCCTGCAATCATTATTTATTCGTTTTCTTCAACTTTTCCAACCTATCAATCAATCATAGAGAAATTGGCCATTACCTATATCATTATTGTAGCATTGGTGTTTATTGAAAGCTTACTTAATGTACTTAATGATATTTATCAAACCTTTGAAATATCCAAGGTTAAGCCTATTAAAGGATATATTCAGGTGGTTAACATTATTATCATGACTCTAGGGTTCATCTTAGTAATCTCGAACCTTATTGGTGAGAGTCCTCTTATTCTATTAAGTGGTATTGGTGCTCTCTCGGCCGTTGTAATGTTAGTATTTAAGGATTCGTTATTAGGATTAGTGGCAGGAGTTCAATTGACAGCCAATGATATGGTTCGGGTTGGTGATTGGATTGAAATGCCAAAATATGGGGCAGATGGTGACGTTATTGATATTTCTTTAAATACCGTAAAGGTTCAAAATTTCGACAAAACGATTACGATGATACCCAGTTATGCTCTTATTTCCGATTCTTTTATAAACTGGAGAGGGATGCAAAGCTCAGGCGGCCGACGAATCAAGCGCCATTTGTATATAGATACCAGTAGTATCACGTTTTGCACCGAGGAAATGATCGAGAAATTTATAAAAGTTCATTACCTTTCAGACTACATTATTCAAAAGGAAAGGGAAATTACTGAGTATAATGTCAAAAATGAAATCG includes:
- a CDS encoding helix-turn-helix transcriptional regulator: MDKEFLNVRSLASLLDMSEQTAYKLLREGIIPGRVKVGKSVRFNKEVVLEWLQNGGVTIDCKD
- a CDS encoding HNH endonuclease signature motif containing protein translates to MEQFKSEISNKGERELENSIVDMTDEQFSSYINSLDDSASIEVKEGIKKVRKYNKKIIDELKDKYDNKCQICGEGSKNTYGVSVVEGHHIEEFSLTQNNSPQNIMILCPSHHRIIHKAKGMFNSKTKEITYSNGFIEKLLFNKHL
- a CDS encoding mechanosensitive ion channel family protein, with translation MQFINNLLLDMDLDSRLVEYLSIIIKILLIGLICIAANFIAKKIVIRIITRVVTNSKVKWGKIILERQVFRKLSHIVPAIIIYSFSSTFPTYQSIIEKLAITYIIIVALVFIESLLNVLNDIYQTFEISKVKPIKGYIQVVNIIIMTLGFILVISNLIGESPLILLSGIGALSAVVMLVFKDSLLGLVAGVQLTANDMVRVGDWIEMPKYGADGDVIDISLNTVKVQNFDKTITMIPSYALISDSFINWRGMQSSGGRRIKRHLYIDTSSITFCTEEMIEKFIKVHYLSDYIIQKEREITEYNVKNEIDRNNPVNGRALTNIGVFRAYINNYLKNHNGINQNMTLMVRQLAHSEHGLPIEIYAFTNSVQWAVYESVQSDIFDHLFAVAPEFGLKVFQNPSGADLRNMVEESNNKALIGKRSY